One Nocardia iowensis DNA window includes the following coding sequences:
- a CDS encoding response regulator transcription factor gives MTSVLIVEDEESLADPLAFLLRKEGFEVTVVGDGPSALAEFDRSGADIVLLDLMLPGMSGTDVCKQLRTRSGVPVIMVTARDSEIDKVVGLELGADDYVTKPYSARELIARIRAVLRRGAGDELDGTNESGVLEAGPVRMDVDRHTVLVNGKPVTLPLKEFDLLEYLLRNSGRVLTRGQLIDRVWGADYVGDTKTLDVHVKRLRSKIEADPAKPEHLVTVRGLGYKLEA, from the coding sequence ATGACGAGTGTGTTGATCGTCGAGGATGAGGAGTCGCTGGCCGATCCGCTCGCGTTCCTGCTGCGCAAGGAGGGTTTCGAGGTCACCGTTGTCGGTGACGGACCGTCCGCGCTCGCCGAGTTCGATCGGTCCGGTGCGGACATCGTGCTGCTCGATCTCATGCTGCCAGGCATGAGCGGCACGGATGTGTGCAAGCAGTTGCGCACCCGCAGCGGCGTACCGGTGATCATGGTGACGGCAAGGGACAGCGAGATCGACAAGGTGGTCGGGCTGGAGCTCGGCGCCGACGACTATGTGACCAAGCCGTACTCGGCGCGCGAACTGATCGCACGCATTCGGGCCGTGCTGCGCCGCGGCGCGGGCGACGAGCTGGACGGCACCAACGAGAGCGGCGTGCTGGAAGCGGGCCCGGTCCGGATGGACGTGGACCGCCACACCGTGCTGGTGAACGGCAAGCCGGTAACGCTGCCGCTCAAGGAATTCGACCTGCTCGAATACCTGCTGCGCAACTCCGGCCGGGTGCTCACCCGCGGCCAGCTGATCGATCGGGTCTGGGGCGCCGACTACGTCGGTGACACCAAAACCCTTGACGTGCACGTAAAGCGCCTGCGCTCCAAGATCGAGGCCGACCCGGCCAAGCCGGAGCACCTGGTCACCGTCCGTGGACTGGGCTACAAACTGGAGGCTTGA
- a CDS encoding sensor histidine kinase, translated as MSVPQAVLLAVLAAVVGLAVGGLLIPYMNARQAARRQADSGLTMSQVLDLIVLASESGIAVVDEYRDVVLVNPRAEELGLVRNRLLDERAWAAVEKVLATGESAEFDLTAKNPVPGRGRIAVRGVARQLSREDTNFTVLFADDDSEQARMEATRRDFVANVSHELKTPVGAMSLLAEAMLESAEDPEAVRHFGQRVLGESRRLGKMVTELIALSRLQGAEKLPELEVVDVDTVVMQAVDRSRTAAEAAGITVSTDRPSGLEVLGDETLLVTALSNLVENAIAYSPAGSHVSVSRSLRGDHVAMAVTDRGIGIAKEDQERVFERFFRSDKARSRATGGTGLGLAIVKHVAANHNGEITLWSKLGTGSTFTLRIPAHLEADGEEDSAGPTVSMRETSPRPSGPGRPNGVEARR; from the coding sequence GTGAGTGTTCCGCAAGCCGTGCTACTGGCAGTCCTTGCGGCTGTCGTAGGGCTGGCAGTCGGCGGGCTACTTATCCCCTATATGAACGCCAGGCAAGCCGCCCGCAGGCAGGCCGACTCCGGCCTGACGATGTCGCAGGTCCTCGATCTGATCGTGCTCGCATCGGAGAGCGGCATCGCGGTGGTCGACGAGTACCGCGACGTGGTGCTGGTGAACCCGCGCGCCGAGGAACTCGGCCTGGTCCGCAACCGCCTGCTCGACGAGCGCGCCTGGGCCGCGGTGGAGAAGGTGCTGGCCACCGGCGAGTCCGCCGAGTTCGACCTCACCGCCAAGAATCCGGTGCCCGGCCGCGGCCGCATTGCCGTGCGCGGTGTGGCCCGCCAGCTATCCCGCGAGGACACCAACTTCACCGTGCTCTTCGCCGACGACGATTCCGAGCAGGCCCGGATGGAGGCCACCCGGCGCGACTTCGTCGCCAACGTCAGCCACGAGCTCAAGACGCCGGTCGGCGCGATGAGCCTGCTGGCCGAGGCGATGCTCGAATCCGCGGAGGACCCGGAGGCGGTGCGCCACTTCGGGCAGCGGGTTCTCGGCGAATCCCGTCGGCTCGGCAAAATGGTGACCGAACTCATCGCGCTGTCCCGATTGCAGGGCGCGGAGAAGCTGCCCGAGCTCGAGGTGGTCGATGTGGACACTGTCGTGATGCAGGCCGTCGACCGCTCGCGCACCGCCGCCGAGGCCGCGGGCATCACCGTCAGCACCGATCGGCCCAGCGGGCTCGAAGTGCTCGGTGACGAAACCTTGCTGGTCACAGCCCTGTCCAACCTGGTGGAGAACGCGATAGCGTACTCACCGGCCGGTTCACATGTATCGGTCAGCCGGTCATTACGTGGCGACCATGTGGCGATGGCCGTGACCGATCGTGGCATCGGCATCGCGAAAGAAGACCAAGAGCGGGTGTTCGAACGTTTCTTCCGGTCCGATAAGGCCCGCTCGCGCGCCACCGGCGGTACCGGGCTGGGCCTGGCTATCGTCAAGCACGTGGCCGCCAACCACAACGGTGAGATCACCCTGTGGAGCAAGCTGGGCACCGGTTCGACGTTCACCCTGCGAATACCTGCCCACCTCGAGGCCGACGGAGAAGAGGATTCCGCCGGTCCGACGGTGAGCATGAGAGAAACAAGCCCGCGCCCCTCGGGGCCGGGCCGACCCAATGGTGTGGAGGCACGCAGATGA
- a CDS encoding winged helix-turn-helix transcriptional regulator, producing the protein MTAVHAEPITAERVEFAPYGDFESDCPARMGVDVFGNSWLPVVVYMLREGPMRPSDLRAAIGGISQKMLTQTLRRMERMTLIERRRYAEAPPRVEYELTEAGRDLLTPIYALGDWVDKHGRAVGAGLAGRADEDD; encoded by the coding sequence ATGACCGCAGTGCACGCCGAGCCGATCACCGCCGAACGGGTGGAGTTCGCGCCCTACGGCGATTTCGAATCCGACTGCCCGGCCCGGATGGGTGTCGACGTCTTCGGCAACTCGTGGCTACCCGTGGTCGTCTACATGCTGCGCGAAGGCCCGATGCGTCCCAGCGACCTGCGCGCCGCCATCGGCGGCATCAGCCAGAAGATGCTCACGCAGACCCTGCGCCGGATGGAACGGATGACGCTGATCGAACGGCGCCGCTACGCCGAAGCCCCGCCACGGGTCGAATACGAATTGACCGAAGCGGGCCGAGATCTCCTCACCCCCATCTACGCCCTCGGCGACTGGGTCGACAAGCACGGCCGCGCGGTCGGTGCGGGCCTGGCCGGGCGGGCCGACGAAGACGACTGA
- a CDS encoding NADPH-dependent F420 reductase, with product MRIGIIGAGAMARALGGGWAAAGHEVLIGARSAAAAAELAADIGAKAGTIRDAASFGNVVLLALPVQALDEVLRTVDGLLAGRTVIDCTNAFEPDTAAPEGVMAFVLAQDAVAERVAASAPGAHVVKAFNVCAAEVWAGGTRVFEERRLAVPLCGDDPDALALVTTLVEDLMLQPLSAGGLHRAKYLEAVSVFTVGLWFAGQDARAIFPPLEAAFAVVD from the coding sequence ATGCGAATCGGAATCATCGGCGCGGGTGCGATGGCGCGGGCGCTGGGTGGCGGGTGGGCCGCGGCCGGGCACGAAGTCCTCATCGGCGCCAGATCGGCGGCCGCGGCGGCGGAACTGGCGGCGGACATCGGGGCGAAGGCCGGAACCATCCGCGATGCCGCGAGTTTCGGCAACGTGGTGTTGCTCGCGCTGCCGGTGCAGGCGTTGGACGAAGTGCTGCGCACGGTCGACGGACTGCTCGCCGGACGGACTGTCATCGACTGCACCAACGCCTTCGAGCCGGACACCGCCGCACCCGAGGGGGTGATGGCCTTCGTGCTCGCGCAGGACGCTGTCGCCGAACGAGTTGCGGCAAGCGCACCGGGTGCGCACGTGGTGAAGGCGTTCAATGTGTGTGCGGCGGAGGTCTGGGCCGGCGGTACCCGCGTGTTCGAGGAGCGCAGGCTCGCGGTGCCGCTGTGCGGTGACGACCCGGACGCGCTGGCGCTGGTTACCACGCTGGTCGAAGACCTGATGCTGCAACCGCTTTCGGCGGGCGGGCTGCATCGGGCGAAGTACCTGGAGGCGGTGTCGGTGTTCACCGTCGGGCTGTGGTTCGCCGGGCAGGACGCGCGGGCGATCTTCCCGCCGTTGGAAGCGGCGTTCGCCGTGGTCGATTGA
- a CDS encoding CocE/NonD family hydrolase: MRYALRTAALVFAAMALAPFLSPSAAATPVGPDGGATGAAWAATEDGPQQYPNVFIEWDVPITMSDGTVLKGNVYHPADATGQPITTPTPTIVNMTPYTKLGSMIADSMISIPWLSDAVMQVARDIDLSGTPFSGITDLTRALGGGLLRNFTVDRQLIKSGYTQVVVDVRGTGFSQGMWDLLRYREQQDTVEVIDWASRQPWSTGDIGMNGVSYSGLNQLQVAAKNPPALKAIFPVVPSRNPFRDLVAPGGGFGITFMPAWLAAVNGGKLVPDLASVFRGQFDMKWLMDRLADPFTFVDALVNVLITPDINQLSPKVQEVLYSDSSFRRAWENDPTRITVPTFVTGGWHDVFVNSQADVYRRIPLPPGQKQLLMGDGYHISNGNESGRPGLPPRMDVLQRTWFDKWLKGIDNGIDEYGPVTVRQQGGGWITAPSFPQPGTEHRRMYLSAARSGTATSVHDGSLFAEPSPSVDRLTVAPGLTGLCSRDAAQETIGVVSIINACGKDSRIQELNGLTFTSAPVAEPTSISGPIAVRLNTIQDATDGYWVATVNDVAPDGQSTVLSSGQLVASLRAIDEERSTRLPNGDYTDPVPDLSLDSRQPTVPGEPTALDISVPGIEAVLQPGHRLRVDVYAGNFPKGLPPTPLLVESGLRPQHLLLDQNQPSFVNIPVRGNPGW; encoded by the coding sequence ATGAGGTATGCGCTCCGAACCGCGGCATTGGTCTTCGCGGCGATGGCCTTGGCCCCCTTCCTTTCACCCTCGGCCGCCGCGACGCCGGTCGGTCCGGACGGCGGCGCGACCGGTGCGGCCTGGGCCGCGACCGAGGACGGCCCGCAGCAGTATCCGAACGTCTTCATCGAATGGGACGTGCCGATCACCATGAGCGACGGCACCGTGCTCAAAGGGAACGTCTATCACCCGGCCGACGCGACGGGCCAACCGATTACGACGCCGACGCCGACCATCGTCAACATGACGCCCTACACCAAACTGGGCTCGATGATCGCCGACAGCATGATCTCGATCCCGTGGTTGTCCGACGCGGTGATGCAGGTGGCGCGCGATATCGACCTGTCCGGCACGCCGTTCTCCGGCATCACCGATCTGACCAGGGCGCTGGGCGGTGGGCTGCTGCGCAACTTCACCGTCGACCGTCAGCTGATCAAAAGCGGATACACCCAGGTGGTCGTCGACGTCCGGGGAACCGGCTTCTCTCAAGGTATGTGGGACCTGCTGCGCTATCGGGAACAGCAGGACACCGTCGAGGTGATCGACTGGGCGTCCCGGCAGCCGTGGTCCACCGGCGACATCGGCATGAACGGCGTCTCCTACTCCGGCCTGAACCAGCTCCAGGTGGCCGCGAAGAACCCGCCCGCGTTGAAGGCGATCTTCCCGGTGGTGCCGAGCCGGAACCCGTTCCGCGACTTGGTCGCCCCCGGCGGCGGCTTCGGCATCACCTTCATGCCCGCCTGGCTGGCCGCGGTCAACGGCGGCAAGCTGGTACCGGATCTGGCGTCGGTGTTCCGCGGCCAGTTCGACATGAAGTGGCTGATGGATCGGCTCGCCGATCCGTTCACCTTCGTCGATGCGTTGGTGAACGTGCTGATCACGCCGGATATCAACCAGCTCAGCCCCAAGGTGCAGGAGGTGCTGTACTCCGACAGCTCGTTCCGGCGGGCCTGGGAGAACGACCCGACCCGAATCACCGTGCCCACCTTCGTGACCGGCGGCTGGCACGATGTATTCGTCAATTCTCAGGCCGATGTGTACCGGCGGATCCCGTTGCCGCCCGGGCAGAAGCAGCTGTTGATGGGCGACGGCTACCACATCAGCAATGGCAACGAATCCGGCCGTCCCGGCCTGCCGCCGCGGATGGACGTGTTGCAGCGAACCTGGTTCGACAAGTGGCTCAAGGGAATCGACAACGGAATCGATGAATACGGCCCGGTGACGGTGCGCCAGCAGGGCGGCGGCTGGATCACCGCGCCGTCTTTCCCGCAGCCGGGTACCGAGCATCGGCGGATGTATCTGTCCGCCGCGCGGAGCGGCACCGCGACCAGCGTGCACGACGGATCGTTGTTCGCCGAGCCGAGTCCGAGCGTGGACCGGCTCACCGTCGCGCCCGGTCTCACCGGTCTGTGTTCGCGGGACGCGGCGCAGGAGACCATCGGTGTTGTCTCGATCATCAATGCCTGTGGCAAGGACTCGCGGATCCAGGAGCTCAACGGGCTCACCTTCACCAGCGCTCCGGTCGCCGAGCCGACCAGCATTTCCGGCCCGATCGCGGTTCGGCTCAATACGATTCAGGACGCGACCGACGGTTACTGGGTTGCCACGGTGAATGATGTCGCCCCCGACGGACAGTCGACCGTGCTTTCCTCGGGGCAACTGGTCGCCTCGTTGCGCGCCATCGACGAGGAACGCAGCACCCGCCTGCCGAACGGCGACTACACCGACCCGGTGCCCGACCTGTCGCTGGACAGCAGGCAACCCACGGTGCCGGGAGAGCCGACGGCGCTGGACATTTCGGTTCCCGGCATCGAGGCGGTGCTACAACCCGGCCACCGGTTGCGGGTCGACGTCTACGCGGGCAACTTCCCGAAGGGCCTGCCACCCACCCCGCTGCTGGTGGAGAGCGGCCTGCGCCCGCAACACCTGCTGCTCGACCAGAACCAGCCAAGTTTCGTGAATATCCCGGTGCGCGGAAACCCGGGCTGGTAA
- a CDS encoding CocE/NonD family hydrolase, giving the protein MKYALRATVGAVAAAMLMPFLTSGAAAAPTPTGPDGGAAGAAWAATEDGPQQYPNIYIEWDVPITMSDGTVLKGNVYRPADASGRPIDTPTPTVVNLTPYTKLVSNLADHAQSIPGLSDALLGLLREIDMTGTPLSGVTDLTKAFGGGELRNFTVDRQLIKSGYSQVVVDVRGTGFSQGTWDMLRQREQQDTVEVIDWTARQAWSNGRIGMNGISYSGINQVQAAEKRPPALQAIFPVVPGSDLMNDVLAPGGGFGFNFIPLWLTAINGLKLVPDLASVLNGQFDTKWLADRARDPLTFMDVLLNVYTTARVEDLDPRAKELLTGSSRPRDGWLSDPSKIQVPTFVTGGWHDLFTYSESKIYNEIPLPAGKKQLLMGNTYHLNSGNEYAKPGLPPRLDVLQRAWFDKWLKDIDNGIDQYGPITLRQQGGGWITTDSFAAPTGGTGAQDATHRRMYLSANRSGTANSVYDGSLTAAANGDTARLTIAPGLTSLCSNDAAQGSAGVLSIIDGCAKDSRIEEMNGLTFTSDPVAEPTTVSGRIAVRLNTVQDAADGYWVVTVNDVAPDGQSTVLSSGQLMASLREIDEANSSKSANGDYTDPRPFTSLEHRQPTVPGEATTLDITMPATEAILQPGHRLRVDVYAGNFPKGLPILPMLLDTGLKPQHVQLDPNRPSFVNVPVRGNPGW; this is encoded by the coding sequence ATGAAGTACGCGTTACGCGCCACAGTGGGGGCAGTTGCCGCCGCGATGCTCATGCCGTTCCTCACCAGCGGCGCTGCCGCCGCGCCGACGCCGACCGGGCCCGACGGCGGGGCCGCGGGAGCGGCCTGGGCGGCCACCGAGGATGGTCCGCAGCAGTACCCGAACATCTACATCGAATGGGACGTCCCCATCACGATGAGCGACGGAACGGTTCTGAAGGGCAATGTCTATCGCCCCGCGGACGCGTCCGGCCGGCCCATCGATACGCCGACGCCGACGGTCGTCAACCTCACCCCGTACACCAAGCTGGTGTCCAACCTGGCCGACCACGCGCAGTCCATCCCCGGCCTGTCCGACGCGCTGCTCGGCTTGTTGCGCGAGATCGATATGACCGGCACCCCGCTGTCCGGCGTCACCGACCTGACCAAGGCGTTCGGCGGCGGTGAGCTGCGCAACTTCACCGTTGACCGGCAGCTCATCAAGAGCGGCTACTCGCAGGTGGTCGTCGATGTGCGCGGCACCGGCTTCTCCCAGGGCACCTGGGACATGCTGCGCCAGCGCGAACAGCAGGACACCGTCGAGGTGATCGACTGGACCGCCCGCCAGGCCTGGTCCAACGGCCGCATCGGCATGAACGGCATCTCCTACTCCGGTATCAACCAGGTGCAGGCCGCCGAGAAGCGCCCGCCCGCGCTGCAGGCGATCTTCCCGGTGGTGCCCGGTAGCGACCTGATGAACGATGTGCTCGCGCCGGGCGGCGGCTTCGGCTTCAACTTCATCCCGCTGTGGCTGACCGCCATCAACGGGCTCAAGCTGGTGCCCGATTTGGCGTCGGTGCTCAACGGGCAGTTCGACACCAAGTGGCTGGCCGACCGCGCGCGAGATCCGTTGACGTTCATGGACGTGCTGCTCAACGTCTACACCACCGCCCGCGTCGAAGACCTGGACCCGCGCGCCAAGGAACTGCTGACCGGCAGCTCCCGTCCGCGCGACGGCTGGCTGAGCGATCCGTCCAAGATCCAGGTGCCGACCTTCGTCACCGGCGGCTGGCACGACCTGTTCACCTACTCGGAATCGAAGATCTACAACGAGATTCCGCTGCCCGCGGGCAAGAAGCAGCTGCTGATGGGCAACACCTACCATCTGAACTCAGGCAACGAGTACGCCAAGCCCGGTTTGCCGCCGCGGCTGGACGTGTTGCAGCGCGCCTGGTTCGACAAGTGGCTCAAGGACATCGACAACGGCATCGACCAGTACGGCCCGATCACGTTGCGCCAGCAGGGCGGCGGCTGGATCACCACCGACTCGTTCGCCGCGCCGACCGGCGGTACCGGTGCGCAGGACGCGACGCATCGGCGGATGTATCTGTCCGCCAACCGCAGTGGCACCGCGAACAGTGTGTACGACGGATCGCTCACCGCGGCCGCCAACGGCGACACCGCCCGGCTCACCATCGCGCCCGGCCTGACCAGCCTGTGTTCCAATGACGCGGCACAGGGCAGCGCGGGCGTGCTGTCGATCATCGACGGCTGCGCGAAGGACTCCCGGATCGAGGAAATGAACGGGCTGACCTTCACCAGCGATCCGGTCGCGGAGCCGACCACCGTCTCCGGACGGATCGCGGTGCGGCTCAACACTGTTCAAGACGCCGCGGACGGCTACTGGGTGGTCACCGTCAACGATGTCGCGCCGGACGGGCAGTCCACCGTGCTGTCCTCCGGCCAGCTGATGGCGTCGCTGCGCGAGATCGATGAGGCCAACAGCAGCAAGTCCGCCAATGGCGACTACACCGACCCGCGGCCGTTCACCTCGCTGGAGCACCGGCAGCCGACGGTGCCCGGTGAGGCGACGACCCTGGATATCACCATGCCCGCCACCGAGGCGATCCTGCAGCCGGGACACCGCCTGCGCGTGGATGTCTACGCGGGCAACTTCCCGAAGGGCCTGCCGATCCTGCCGATGCTGCTCGATACCGGACTGAAGCCGCAGCACGTGCAGCTGGATCCGAACCGGCCGAGCTTCGTGAATGTCCCGGTGCGCGGTAACCCCGGTTGGTGA
- a CDS encoding phosphoglyceromutase codes for MTYTLVLLRHGESEWNALNLFTGWVDVHLTDKGIAEGKRAGELLAEHGILPDVVYTSLLRRAISTANIALDAADRHWIPVIRDWRLNERHYGALQGKNKAQVRDKYGDEQFMLWRRSYDTPPPPIDPADEYSQEGDPRYAGIDVPKTECLLDVVQRMVPYWESTISKELLTGKTVLVAAHGNSLRALVKHLDQISDADIAGLNIPTGIPLRYELDENLRPVRPREYLDPEAAAAGAAAVANQGGK; via the coding sequence ATGACCTACACCCTCGTGCTGCTGCGCCACGGCGAGAGCGAATGGAATGCCCTGAACCTGTTCACCGGCTGGGTGGACGTGCACCTGACGGACAAGGGCATCGCCGAGGGCAAACGGGCGGGGGAGTTGCTGGCCGAACACGGCATCCTGCCCGACGTGGTCTACACCTCGCTGCTGCGCCGCGCGATCAGCACCGCCAACATCGCGCTGGACGCCGCCGACCGGCACTGGATCCCGGTGATCAGGGACTGGCGGCTCAACGAGCGCCACTACGGCGCGTTGCAGGGCAAGAACAAGGCGCAGGTCCGCGACAAGTACGGCGACGAGCAGTTCATGCTGTGGCGCCGCAGCTATGACACCCCGCCGCCGCCGATCGACCCCGCCGACGAGTACAGCCAAGAAGGCGACCCCCGCTACGCGGGCATCGACGTCCCGAAGACCGAATGCCTGCTCGATGTGGTGCAGCGGATGGTCCCGTACTGGGAGTCGACCATCTCCAAGGAGCTGCTCACCGGCAAGACCGTTCTCGTAGCAGCGCACGGCAATTCGCTGCGCGCCCTGGTCAAGCACCTCGATCAGATCTCCGATGCGGACATCGCGGGCCTGAACATCCCCACCGGCATCCCGCTGCGCTACGAACTGGACGAAAACCTCCGCCCGGTTCGCCCGCGTGAATACCTGGACCCGGAAGCGGCCGCCGCGGGCGCCGCCGCCGTCGCCAATCAGGGCGGCAAGTAA
- a CDS encoding ROK family protein, giving the protein MTVLALDIGATKFAAGVVQHGRKVRDVRQVDVPPESVWAACRDLLLEVAGDANITAVGIGSAGPVDVRTGTTGPLNIPEWKAGFAIVAAVQELFPTAAIRFAIDGACLALAEHHVGALRGVPDALAMTVSSGIGGGIIADGRVILGRTGNAGHIGHIVVPGWDVPCGCGGVGCVEAVASGMSSVRWAVEQGWRGETGAQLAKAAHSGDEIALAALHRAGTALGQAIASAAALLDVDRVVVGGGFARSGEPLWNPMRAALDKHARLNYLRELRVIPSRITHGATLVGAGVLAAGHATADDIV; this is encoded by the coding sequence ATGACAGTCCTGGCTCTGGATATCGGCGCGACGAAGTTCGCGGCGGGTGTGGTGCAGCACGGCCGGAAGGTGCGTGACGTGCGCCAGGTCGATGTGCCGCCCGAGTCGGTCTGGGCTGCCTGCCGCGATCTGCTGCTCGAGGTGGCGGGCGATGCCAACATCACCGCCGTCGGCATCGGCTCGGCCGGACCGGTCGACGTCCGCACCGGCACCACCGGCCCGCTGAACATCCCCGAATGGAAAGCGGGGTTCGCGATCGTCGCCGCCGTGCAGGAGCTGTTCCCCACCGCGGCGATCCGATTCGCCATCGACGGCGCCTGCCTCGCGCTGGCCGAGCACCACGTGGGTGCGCTGCGCGGGGTGCCGGACGCACTGGCGATGACGGTGTCGTCGGGGATCGGCGGCGGGATCATCGCGGACGGGCGGGTCATCCTCGGCCGGACCGGTAATGCCGGTCATATCGGTCATATCGTGGTGCCCGGCTGGGACGTGCCATGCGGCTGCGGCGGCGTCGGCTGCGTCGAGGCGGTCGCCAGCGGCATGTCCTCGGTGCGCTGGGCGGTCGAGCAGGGCTGGCGCGGCGAGACCGGCGCCCAATTGGCCAAGGCCGCGCACAGCGGCGATGAGATCGCCCTCGCCGCACTGCACCGGGCGGGCACCGCGCTCGGCCAGGCCATCGCCTCGGCCGCGGCGCTGCTCGATGTCGACCGGGTGGTCGTCGGCGGCGGCTTCGCGCGATCCGGTGAGCCGCTGTGGAATCCGATGCGTGCGGCGCTCGACAAGCACGCCCGCCTCAACTACCTGCGCGAACTGCGCGTCATCCCGTCGCGCATCACGCACGGCGCGACCCTCGTCGGCGCGGGTGTCCTCGCCGCCGGACACGCTACTGCCGACGACATCGTCTGA
- a CDS encoding YbjN domain-containing protein gives MSEATAQLIDETLRDREIEYTRSGEETFVVILPGERKLKTTVMLTLGKHGVRIESFVCRKPDENFEGVYKFLLRRNRRLYGVAYTLDRVGDIYLVGRIATHAVTADELDRVFGQILEAVDADFNVLLELGFAESIRREWKWRVSRGESLKNLRAFEHLVDAADKP, from the coding sequence GTGAGTGAGGCAACCGCGCAGCTCATCGATGAGACGCTGCGCGACCGGGAAATCGAATACACCCGTTCCGGCGAGGAGACCTTCGTGGTCATCCTGCCCGGCGAGCGCAAGCTGAAGACGACCGTGATGCTCACTCTCGGCAAGCACGGGGTCCGCATCGAATCGTTCGTCTGCCGCAAGCCGGATGAAAACTTCGAGGGCGTTTACAAGTTCCTGTTGCGCCGCAACCGCAGGCTCTACGGCGTCGCCTACACCCTGGATCGGGTCGGCGACATCTATCTGGTCGGCCGGATCGCCACGCACGCCGTCACCGCCGACGAACTCGACCGGGTCTTCGGTCAAATCCTCGAGGCCGTCGACGCCGATTTCAACGTGCTGCTCGAACTCGGTTTCGCCGAATCCATTCGCCGGGAATGGAAGTGGCGCGTCTCGCGCGGCGAATCGCTGAAGAATCTACGTGCCTTCGAACACCTGGTAGACGCCGCCGACAAGCCGTAA
- the mshA gene encoding D-inositol-3-phosphate glycosyltransferase: MDSVSQRPDLRPNRVAVLSVHTSPLAQPGTGDAGGMNVYVLQTALQLAQRGTEVEIFTRATASNLPPVQEAGPGVLVRNVVAGPFEGLDKHDLPTQLCPFTAEVLRQEARHLPGYYDLVHSHYWLSGQVGWLARDRWRVPLVHTAHTLAAVKNAALAEGDCPEPLTREIGEKQVIAEADRLVANTAEEARQLVELYGAAPERIDVVPPGADLTRYRPGDKAAARAALGLSADEQVVAFVGRIQPLKAPDVLVRAAAEVLRADPTHKLRVLIVGGPSGTGLERPDALIELAAALGIADRVTFLPPQPPDRLVLVYRAADLVAVPSYNESFGLVAIEAQASGTPVLAADVGGLGTAVRHGETGLLVPGHRTPDWAGALGYLLDDADRLRRMSGRAVEHAANFSWEHTADGLLASYSAALSDFREERAGLGAGRLTAGGTARGALRDDVRDRVPGERTNLESSQARSRALWRRRMGARR, from the coding sequence ATGGATAGTGTGAGTCAACGCCCGGACCTACGGCCGAACCGTGTCGCCGTGCTATCGGTGCACACCTCACCACTGGCTCAACCGGGCACCGGCGACGCGGGCGGCATGAACGTCTACGTACTGCAGACCGCCCTGCAGTTGGCCCAGCGCGGCACCGAGGTGGAGATCTTCACCCGAGCCACCGCCTCCAATCTCCCGCCCGTGCAAGAGGCCGGTCCCGGCGTGCTGGTGCGCAATGTGGTAGCGGGCCCGTTCGAGGGCCTCGACAAACACGACCTGCCCACCCAGCTGTGCCCGTTCACCGCCGAGGTGCTGCGTCAGGAGGCCAGGCACCTGCCCGGCTACTACGACCTGGTGCATTCGCACTACTGGCTGTCCGGCCAGGTCGGCTGGCTGGCCAGGGACCGCTGGCGGGTGCCGTTGGTGCACACCGCGCACACCCTGGCCGCGGTGAAGAACGCGGCGCTCGCGGAGGGCGACTGTCCGGAGCCGCTGACCCGCGAGATCGGCGAGAAGCAGGTGATCGCGGAGGCGGATCGACTGGTGGCCAACACCGCCGAAGAGGCGCGGCAACTGGTCGAGCTGTACGGCGCGGCGCCCGAGCGCATCGATGTGGTGCCGCCCGGCGCGGACCTGACCCGCTATCGGCCCGGTGACAAGGCGGCGGCGCGGGCGGCGCTCGGCCTCTCCGCGGACGAGCAGGTCGTCGCGTTCGTCGGGCGCATCCAGCCGTTGAAGGCGCCGGACGTCCTTGTCCGCGCCGCGGCCGAAGTACTGCGCGCCGATCCCACACACAAGCTGCGCGTCCTGATCGTCGGTGGCCCGTCCGGCACCGGCCTGGAACGCCCGGACGCGCTCATCGAACTGGCCGCCGCGCTCGGCATCGCCGACCGGGTCACCTTCCTGCCGCCGCAGCCGCCGGATCGCCTGGTGCTCGTCTACCGCGCCGCCGATCTGGTCGCGGTGCCGAGCTACAACGAATCCTTCGGACTGGTCGCGATCGAGGCCCAGGCCAGCGGCACCCCGGTCCTCGCCGCCGACGTCGGCGGGCTCGGTACCGCCGTCCGGCACGGTGAAACCGGCCTGCTCGTGCCCGGTCACCGGACCCCGGACTGGGCTGGTGCCCTCGGTTACCTGCTCGACGACGCCGACCGCCTGCGCCGGATGAGCGGCCGCGCGGTCGAGCACGCGGCGAACTTCTCCTGGGAGCACACCGCCGACGGATTGCTCGCCAGCTACTCCGCCGCGTTGTCCGATTTCCGCGAGGAGCGGGCCGGGCTCGGCGCCGGACGATTGACCGCGGGCGGCACTGCTCGCGGCGCGTTGCGTGACGACGTGCGTGATCGGGTACCCGGTGAACGCACTAACCTGGAGTCCAGCCAGGCCAGATCGCGGGCGCTGTGGCGGCGCCGGATGGGAGCACGTCGGTGA